From the Salarias fasciatus chromosome 16, fSalaFa1.1, whole genome shotgun sequence genome, one window contains:
- the atp5mc3a gene encoding ATP synthase membrane subunit c locus 3a yields the protein MYACAKFVSTPALVRAGSRALYRPLSASVLSRPDVKTENTVALMPQSPISQVLRGFQTSAVSRDIDTAAKFIGAGAATVGVAGSGAGIGTVFGSLIIGYARNPSLKQQLFSYAILGFALSEAMGLFCLMVAFLILFAM from the exons ATGTACGCCTGTGCAAAGTTCGTCTCCACGCCGGCTCTG GTCCGTGCTGGTTCCCGGGCTCTTTACAGACCCCTGtctgcctctgtgctgtccagGCCCGATGTCAAAACAGAG AACACCGTTGCTCTGATGCCACAGAGTCCCATCAGCCAGGTACTGAGAGGCTTCCAGACCAGCGCTGTCAGCAGGGACATTGACACCGCCGCCAAGTTCATCGGCGCTGGAGCCGCCACAGTCGGAGTAGCTGGATCCGGTGCTGGGATTGGGACAGTGTTCGGTAGTCTCATCATTGGCTATGCTAG GAACCCCtctctgaagcagcagctgttctCATACGCCATCCTGGGATTTGCCCTGTCTGAAGCCATGGGACTGTTCTGTTTGATGGTTGCTTTCCTGATCCTGTTTGCTATGTAA